A section of the Mastomys coucha isolate ucsf_1 unplaced genomic scaffold, UCSF_Mcou_1 pScaffold15, whole genome shotgun sequence genome encodes:
- the LOC116092286 gene encoding olfactory receptor 4K3-like, whose product MEKANQTVVSEFIFQGLCASKELQILLLLPFSILYLMTVVGNLFVVILIIIDHHLHSPMYFLLANLSFIDFCLSSVTTPKLTTDLLKENKTISFGGCMSQILCVHFFGGGEMVLLVTMAYDRYVAICRPLHYSSIMDRQKCIWLVVISWIIGFIHAMSQLVLILELPFCGPRVIDSFFCDIPLVMKLGCVNTDTLGIVINADSGVLATTCFILLLISYTYILLTVQLHSKDGSSKALSTCTSHVIVVVLFFGPCIFIYLWPVSITWVDKFLAVFYTVITPLLNPAIYTLRNKDIKNAIKKLKNHM is encoded by the coding sequence ATGGAAAAAGCAAACCAGACAGTGGTGTCTGAGTTTATTTTTCAGGGACTCTGTGCTTCAAAGGAACTCCAGATCTTGCTCCTGCTGCCATTTTCCATCCTCTACCTGATGACTGTGGTAGGAAACCTCTTTGTTGTGATATTGATCATCATTGATCATCATCTCCATTCTCCCATGTATTTTCTGTTAGCTAATCTATCATTTATTGACTTCTGCCTTTCTTCAGTAACCACCCCCAAACTGACAACTGACctcctaaaagaaaataaaaccatttccTTTGGGGGCTGCATGAGCCAGATCCTCTGTGTGCACTTCtttggaggaggggagatggTACTTCTTGTAACAATGGCCTATGACCGGTATGTGGCCATCTGTAGGCCACTCCATTACAGCAGCATCATGGACAGACAGAAATGTATCTGGCTTGTTGTGATATCATGGATTATTGGCTTTATACATGCCATGAGTCAACTGGTACTGATTTTGGAACTACCTTTCTGTGGACCTAGAGTGATAGACAGCTTTTTCTGTGATATCCCTTTGGTGATGAAATTAGGCTGTGTGAATACTGATACTCTGGGAATAGTGATAAATGCTGACAGTGGTGTCTTAGCAACAACTTGTTTCATACTTTTGCTGATCTCTTACACTTATATTTTACTAACTGTTCAGCTTCACTCTAAAGATGGCTCATCAAAGGCACTCTCTACATGTACTTCCCATGTTATAGTGGTTGTGCTGTTCTTTGGACCCTGCATTTTCATCTATCTGTGGCCAGTCAGCATCACTTGGGTGGACAAGTTTCTAGCTGTGTTTTATACAGTTATCACACCTCTCCTAAATCCAGCTATCTATACACtgagaaataaagatattaagaATGCCATAAAGAAGCTGAAAAATCACATGTGA